A genome region from Jeongeupia sp. HS-3 includes the following:
- a CDS encoding OmpA family protein, with protein sequence MLSLKQTMLSLAVVSALSMGSAIAATTAYSTNGTNVAPTNVEGVVKNSIGECWRTGTWSKDQATVEGCDGYVKPQPVVAAPAPVVPAPAPVVKSKTFTLQADVLFDFNKSTLKPAGKDALDKLYQEIVNIDPKDGEAVVVGYTDRIGSDKYNNALSQRRAQSVVDHLVAKGAPADKIRAEGRGKADPVTGDTCNKIKARKQLIECLAPDRRVEIEVKGVKEVVVPATK encoded by the coding sequence ATGCTGTCGCTCAAGCAAACCATGTTGTCCCTTGCTGTCGTTTCGGCGCTGAGCATGGGCTCGGCAATCGCCGCCACCACCGCTTACAGCACCAACGGTACCAATGTCGCACCGACCAACGTTGAAGGCGTGGTGAAGAACTCGATCGGCGAATGCTGGCGCACTGGCACTTGGAGCAAAGACCAAGCGACTGTGGAAGGCTGCGATGGTTACGTGAAGCCACAACCGGTTGTTGCTGCTCCGGCCCCTGTCGTTCCGGCTCCGGCCCCTGTCGTGAAGAGCAAGACCTTCACCCTGCAAGCTGACGTGCTGTTCGACTTCAACAAGTCGACCCTGAAGCCGGCCGGTAAGGACGCACTCGACAAGCTGTATCAAGAGATCGTCAACATCGATCCGAAGGACGGCGAAGCTGTTGTCGTTGGTTACACCGACCGTATCGGTTCGGACAAGTACAACAACGCCCTGTCGCAACGTCGTGCGCAGTCGGTTGTTGATCACCTCGTTGCCAAGGGTGCCCCGGCAGACAAGATCCGCGCCGAAGGCCGCGGCAAGGCTGACCCGGTAACCGGCGATACTTGCAACAAGATCAAGGCTCGCAAGCAGCTGATCGAATGCCTGGCTCCGGATCGTCGCGTCGAGATCGAAGTCAAGGGTGTGAAGGAAGTTGTTGTTCCGGCAACCAAGTAA
- the gyrA gene encoding DNA gyrase subunit A translates to MSEQPSFAKETIPVSLEEEMRRSYLDYAMSVIVGRALPDVRDGLKPVHRRILFAMHESNNVWNRAYVKCARVIGDVLGKYHPHGDSAAYEALVRMAQDFSLRYTLIDGQGNFGSIDGDNAAAYRYTECRLEKISSELLADIDKETVDFTPNYDEKELEPTVLPTRIPNLLINGSSGIAVGMATNIPPHNLNEVIDAALALLANAEMTIDELIDIIPAPDFPTAGIIYGIHGVREGYRTGRGRVVMRARTHFEDVSRDKQAIIVDELPYQVNKARLLERIGELVRAKSLEGISEIRDESDKSGMRVVIELKRGEVPDVVLNNLYKQTQLQDSFGINMVALVDGQPRLLNLKQVLECFLKHRREVITRRTVFELRKARERGHILEGLAVALSNVDEIIALIKAAPTPAEAKAALMSRTWRSSLVEEMLSRTDINASRPDSLAAEFGLGEDGYRLSEAQTQRILEMQLQRLTGLEQDKIVAEYKDVMERILDLLDILARPERVTQIIVDEMNEVKAAYGDARKSEIIAHGEDLCLEDLITPQEMVVTLTHGGYMKATPTDEYRSQKRGGRGKQAAATKEDDFIDQLFVANTHDYILCFSSRGRVYWLKVYTLPQGGRTSRGKPIVNLLPLEEGEKINAVLPVKEFSEDRYIFMATADGTVKKTSLADFSRPRTAGIIAINLDEGNYLVGVALTSGQDQVMLFSDAGKSVRFTESAVRAMGRTAGGVRGMMLGEDQQVISLLIANDDNQQVLTATQNGYGKRTPVGDYRLTSRGTQGVIAIDTGDRNGKLVAATLVEESDDVMLITTGGVLIRTKVDQIRETGRAAQGVRLINLDEGEKLSGLEKVCEPDSDDDEGDDAGVDVVEQSDG, encoded by the coding sequence ATGTCCGAACAGCCTAGCTTCGCCAAAGAAACGATTCCCGTCAGCCTTGAAGAGGAGATGCGCCGCTCCTACCTCGATTACGCGATGAGCGTGATCGTGGGGCGCGCTCTTCCCGATGTGCGTGACGGCCTAAAACCGGTGCATCGGCGCATCCTTTTTGCGATGCATGAAAGCAACAATGTGTGGAATCGGGCCTACGTTAAGTGCGCCCGTGTTATCGGTGACGTGCTGGGTAAGTACCACCCGCACGGTGACTCCGCCGCCTACGAGGCGTTGGTGCGGATGGCGCAGGATTTCTCGCTGCGCTATACGTTGATCGATGGGCAAGGCAACTTCGGCTCTATCGATGGCGATAACGCTGCGGCCTATCGTTACACCGAATGTCGACTTGAGAAAATCTCCAGCGAGCTTCTGGCCGATATCGATAAAGAAACTGTCGACTTCACGCCGAACTACGACGAGAAAGAGCTTGAGCCGACGGTGCTGCCGACGCGGATTCCCAATCTGCTGATCAATGGCTCTTCGGGTATTGCCGTCGGTATGGCGACCAATATTCCGCCGCACAACCTGAATGAAGTGATTGATGCCGCGCTGGCGTTGCTGGCGAATGCCGAGATGACGATCGATGAACTGATCGACATCATCCCGGCGCCGGACTTCCCGACCGCAGGCATCATTTACGGCATTCACGGCGTGCGCGAAGGTTATCGCACCGGTCGCGGCCGGGTCGTGATGCGCGCTCGCACTCATTTTGAGGATGTATCCCGCGACAAGCAGGCGATCATCGTCGACGAGTTGCCGTATCAGGTGAACAAGGCCCGCCTGCTTGAGCGTATTGGCGAGCTGGTTCGCGCGAAATCCCTTGAGGGGATCAGCGAGATCCGCGACGAGTCGGACAAATCCGGCATGCGCGTGGTGATCGAGCTCAAGCGCGGCGAAGTGCCCGATGTCGTATTGAACAATCTGTACAAGCAAACCCAGCTACAAGACAGCTTCGGCATCAATATGGTGGCGTTGGTCGACGGCCAGCCGCGGCTGTTGAACCTGAAACAGGTGCTGGAATGCTTCCTCAAGCATCGGCGTGAGGTCATTACGCGCCGCACGGTATTCGAGCTGCGCAAGGCGCGTGAACGCGGCCACATCCTTGAAGGCCTGGCTGTTGCGCTGTCGAACGTCGACGAAATCATCGCGCTGATCAAGGCCGCGCCGACGCCTGCCGAAGCCAAGGCCGCGCTGATGAGCCGTACCTGGCGCTCGAGCCTGGTCGAGGAAATGCTCTCGCGCACCGACATCAACGCCTCGCGTCCGGATAGCCTGGCTGCCGAGTTCGGTTTGGGTGAAGACGGCTATCGCCTGTCCGAAGCGCAGACGCAGCGTATTCTCGAGATGCAACTGCAACGCCTGACCGGGCTGGAACAGGACAAGATCGTCGCCGAATACAAGGATGTGATGGAACGCATTCTTGATCTGCTCGACATCCTGGCTCGTCCGGAGCGCGTGACGCAGATCATCGTCGACGAAATGAATGAAGTGAAGGCGGCTTACGGCGATGCCCGCAAGTCCGAAATCATCGCGCATGGCGAAGACCTGTGCCTCGAGGACCTGATCACCCCGCAAGAGATGGTCGTGACCTTGACGCACGGCGGCTATATGAAGGCGACGCCGACCGACGAATACCGTTCGCAAAAACGTGGCGGTCGTGGCAAGCAGGCGGCGGCGACCAAGGAAGATGACTTCATCGACCAGCTGTTCGTGGCCAATACCCATGATTACATCCTGTGCTTCAGCTCGCGCGGTCGCGTTTACTGGCTCAAGGTGTACACGCTGCCGCAAGGCGGGCGTACCAGTCGCGGCAAGCCGATCGTCAACCTGCTGCCGCTTGAGGAAGGTGAAAAGATCAACGCGGTGTTGCCGGTCAAGGAATTCAGCGAAGACCGCTATATCTTCATGGCGACCGCCGATGGCACGGTCAAAAAGACCTCGCTGGCTGATTTCTCCCGACCGCGTACCGCCGGCATCATCGCGATCAACCTCGATGAGGGGAACTACCTCGTCGGCGTGGCGCTGACGTCGGGCCAGGATCAGGTCATGTTGTTCTCGGATGCCGGCAAATCGGTGCGCTTCACCGAGTCGGCCGTGCGCGCCATGGGCCGTACTGCCGGAGGCGTGCGCGGCATGATGCTGGGTGAAGATCAGCAAGTGATCTCCTTGTTGATTGCCAATGACGACAATCAGCAGGTGCTGACGGCAACGCAGAACGGCTATGGCAAGCGTACGCCGGTGGGTGATTACCGTTTGACCAGTCGTGGCACGCAAGGCGTGATCGCGATCGATACCGGTGACCGTAACGGCAAGCTGGTGGCGGCGACGCTGGTTGAAGAATCCGATGACGTGATGCTGATCACCACCGGTGGGGTGCTGATCCGTACCAAGGTCGACCAGATTCGCGAGACCGGTCGTGCGGCGCAAGGCGTGCGACTGATCAATCTGGACGAGGGCGAGAAGCTCTCCGGTCTGGAAAAAGTCTGCGAACCCGATTCGGACGACGACGAGGGTGATGACGCAGGCGTGGACGTTGTGGAGCAAAGCGATGGCTGA
- a CDS encoding PaaI family thioesterase, with protein MAEKALPGYFGEVMAWFEGLPQCKTLGLRHVASEAGKVTLELPFQEALIGNPETRVVHGGAVTTLIDTASGTSLFTLLPAPEAIATLDLRIDYLRPAKPDAPIFCTAECYRLTEHIAFTRATAYQDDIAKPVAYAVATFARGTSHGKEA; from the coding sequence ATGGCTGAGAAGGCGCTACCTGGCTACTTCGGTGAGGTCATGGCGTGGTTCGAGGGCTTGCCGCAATGCAAGACGCTGGGGCTCAGGCATGTGGCGTCCGAAGCGGGCAAGGTAACGCTGGAGCTGCCTTTTCAGGAGGCATTGATCGGCAATCCGGAAACCCGCGTCGTCCATGGCGGCGCGGTGACCACGCTGATCGATACCGCCAGCGGCACGTCGCTGTTTACGCTGCTGCCGGCGCCCGAGGCGATTGCCACGCTCGATCTGCGTATCGATTACCTGCGCCCGGCCAAGCCGGATGCGCCGATTTTCTGTACCGCCGAATGCTACCGGCTCACCGAGCACATCGCCTTTACCCGGGCGACGGCGTATCAGGACGATATCGCCAAGCCGGTTGCCTATGCGGTGGCGACATTTGCGCGTGGCACCAGCCACGGCAAGGAGGCGTGA
- a CDS encoding PaaI family thioesterase gives MSHVDVRSVADLSDLLARIPYAGLIGAEVREENGAPLFVLPYRESNIGNTLLPALHGGVIGGFLENAAVLHLMWAHEASVLPRVVDFSLDYLRAGRPQDLFARCEIVRQGRRVANVLMTAWQDNEAKPVATARAHFLLA, from the coding sequence ATGTCTCATGTCGATGTTCGTAGCGTCGCCGATTTGAGCGATTTGCTGGCCAGGATTCCCTACGCTGGTTTGATCGGTGCCGAGGTTCGCGAGGAAAACGGTGCGCCGCTGTTCGTGCTGCCGTATCGCGAATCCAATATCGGTAACACCTTGCTGCCCGCGCTGCACGGTGGCGTCATCGGCGGCTTCCTCGAGAATGCCGCCGTGCTGCATTTGATGTGGGCGCATGAAGCATCGGTGTTGCCGCGGGTGGTTGATTTTTCGCTCGACTATCTGCGCGCCGGCCGTCCGCAAGACCTGTTTGCCCGTTGCGAGATCGTTCGTCAGGGGCGCCGGGTGGCCAATGTCCTGATGACGGCCTGGCAAGACAATGAAGCCAAGCCGGTTGCCACGGCGCGTGCTCATTTCCTGCTGGCCTGA
- the serC gene encoding 3-phosphoserine/phosphohydroxythreonine transaminase, whose amino-acid sequence MSHVFNFSAGPAVLPRDVLLTVQEELTDWHGSGMCVMEMSHRGREFTQIIHEAEADLRKLLNIPSNYRVLFMQGGAHFQFGMLPLNLSREGDSVDYVNTGHWSKIAIKEARRFANVNVVASGEETHFSSIPDEASWQRSANAAYLHYCSNETIGGVEFPYIPQSDVPLICDMSSNILSRPIDVSKFGLIYAGAQKNIGPSGLTLVIVRDDLLGHARPGTPTMLDYGVHADADSLYNTPPTFGIYVAGLVFKWLLEKGGLAAMEQQNIEKAALLYETIDTSGGFYSCPVDKPFRSRMNVPFRLHDDALDDAFLGDAKAAGLLQLKGHRSVGGMRASIYNAMPIEGVQVLASFMREFARTHG is encoded by the coding sequence ATGAGCCATGTGTTCAATTTCAGTGCCGGCCCAGCCGTGTTGCCCCGCGATGTGCTGCTCACTGTGCAGGAAGAGCTGACTGACTGGCACGGCAGCGGCATGTGCGTGATGGAAATGAGCCATCGCGGCCGCGAGTTCACCCAGATCATTCACGAAGCCGAAGCCGATCTGCGCAAGCTGCTGAACATTCCGTCGAACTACCGGGTGCTGTTCATGCAGGGCGGCGCGCACTTCCAGTTCGGCATGCTGCCGCTGAACCTGTCGCGCGAAGGCGATAGCGTCGATTACGTCAATACCGGGCACTGGTCGAAAATCGCGATCAAGGAAGCGCGCCGCTTTGCCAACGTCAATGTCGTGGCCTCGGGTGAAGAGACGCACTTCAGCAGTATTCCCGATGAGGCGAGCTGGCAGCGCAGCGCCAATGCGGCGTACCTGCACTATTGCTCGAACGAGACCATCGGCGGCGTCGAATTTCCCTACATTCCGCAATCGGACGTGCCGCTGATTTGCGATATGTCGTCGAACATTCTGTCGCGGCCGATCGATGTCTCGAAGTTCGGGCTGATTTACGCCGGTGCGCAAAAAAACATCGGTCCGTCGGGCCTGACGCTGGTGATCGTGCGCGACGACCTGCTCGGTCATGCACGTCCGGGCACGCCGACCATGCTCGATTACGGCGTCCATGCCGATGCCGATTCGCTCTACAACACGCCGCCGACCTTCGGGATTTACGTGGCGGGCCTGGTGTTCAAGTGGCTGCTCGAGAAGGGTGGTCTGGCCGCGATGGAGCAACAGAATATCGAGAAGGCCGCGTTGCTGTACGAAACGATCGATACATCGGGTGGCTTCTACAGTTGCCCGGTCGACAAGCCCTTCCGCTCGCGCATGAATGTGCCGTTCCGTTTGCACGACGATGCGCTCGACGATGCCTTTCTTGGCGACGCCAAGGCCGCGGGGCTGCTGCAGTTGAAGGGGCATCGTTCGGTAGGCGGTATGCGTGCGTCGATTTACAACGCGATGCCGATCGAAGGCGTGCAGGTGCTGGCATCGTTCATGCGCGAATTCGCGCGTACTCATGGGTAA
- the pheA gene encoding prephenate dehydratase yields the protein MSEQEQQLRVHRDAIDAIDAQMLELLNQRAQHAHTIGEIKGGGIVYRPEREAQVLTRIRELNQGPLSDETVARLFREIMSACLALERPLTIAFLGPEGTFSQAAAIKHFGHAAATQACSSIDDAFRAVEARAADYVVAPVENSTEGAVGRTLDLMVGSPLKICGEVVLRIHHHLLRATATKDGIKRVYSHAQSLAQCHEWLNRNLPAEVERVSVASNAEAARLASLDPNAAAIAGDAAAEKFQLVKLAENIEDEPNNTTRFLVLGYQEVTPSGRDKTSLVISAPNKPGALHALVEPLARHGVSMTKFESRPSRTGLWEYLFFVDVEAHSSDANLIAALDELRSTSAFVKVLGAYPQAVI from the coding sequence ATGTCAGAACAAGAACAACAACTGCGGGTACACCGCGACGCGATCGATGCGATCGATGCGCAGATGCTCGAACTCCTGAATCAGCGCGCGCAGCATGCGCATACCATTGGCGAGATCAAGGGCGGCGGCATCGTCTACCGGCCGGAGCGCGAAGCGCAGGTGCTGACGCGCATCCGTGAGCTGAATCAGGGGCCGTTGTCCGATGAAACCGTTGCGCGGCTGTTCCGCGAAATCATGTCGGCGTGTCTGGCGCTCGAGCGCCCGCTGACGATCGCTTTTCTCGGCCCGGAAGGCACCTTTAGCCAGGCTGCGGCGATCAAGCATTTCGGCCATGCCGCGGCAACGCAGGCCTGTAGCTCGATCGACGATGCATTTCGCGCCGTCGAAGCGCGCGCCGCCGATTATGTTGTTGCACCGGTCGAGAATTCGACCGAGGGCGCGGTTGGCCGCACGCTGGATCTGATGGTCGGCTCGCCCTTGAAGATTTGTGGCGAGGTGGTGCTGCGGATTCATCATCACCTGTTGCGTGCGACTGCGACCAAGGACGGCATCAAGCGGGTGTATTCGCATGCGCAAAGCCTGGCGCAGTGCCATGAATGGCTGAACCGCAACCTGCCGGCCGAAGTCGAGCGAGTCTCGGTCGCGAGCAACGCCGAAGCGGCGCGGCTCGCCAGTCTCGATCCGAATGCCGCGGCGATTGCCGGTGATGCGGCGGCGGAAAAATTCCAGCTGGTGAAGCTGGCCGAGAATATCGAGGACGAGCCGAACAACACCACGCGTTTCCTGGTGCTCGGTTATCAGGAAGTCACCCCAAGCGGTCGCGATAAGACCTCCCTGGTGATCTCGGCGCCTAACAAGCCGGGTGCCTTGCACGCGCTGGTTGAGCCGCTGGCAAGGCACGGCGTGTCGATGACCAAGTTCGAGTCACGGCCGAGCCGCACCGGGCTGTGGGAATACCTGTTCTTTGTCGATGTCGAGGCGCACTCCAGCGATGCCAATCTGATCGCGGCGCTCGACGAGCTGCGTTCGACCTCGGCCTTCGTCAAGGTGTTGGGCGCTTATCCGCAGGCCGTGATCTGA
- a CDS encoding TIGR00730 family Rossman fold protein, with the protein MKSVVVFCGSRHGAKPEYTEAARTLGRLLAERQIALVYGGGNVGLMGEVAHASLDAGGRVVGVIPEFMAERELALAACSELLIVDSMHTRKARMAELADGFIAMPGGFGTFDELFEILTWAQIGLHGKPVGILNTVGYYDALLGFMRQTVNEGFVHAKENDRIVVGAEPADLLDRLAATPVLPARWGKADLLKKS; encoded by the coding sequence ATGAAATCAGTCGTTGTTTTCTGCGGTTCGCGCCATGGTGCCAAGCCCGAGTATACCGAGGCCGCACGCACGCTCGGTCGCCTGCTGGCGGAGCGGCAGATCGCCCTTGTTTACGGTGGCGGCAACGTCGGCCTGATGGGTGAGGTCGCGCATGCCAGCCTTGATGCCGGCGGCCGCGTCGTGGGCGTGATTCCGGAGTTCATGGCCGAGCGCGAGCTGGCGCTGGCGGCGTGCTCGGAATTGCTGATCGTCGATTCGATGCATACGCGCAAGGCGCGGATGGCCGAGCTGGCCGACGGCTTTATCGCGATGCCGGGCGGATTCGGCACCTTCGACGAGCTGTTTGAAATCCTCACCTGGGCGCAGATCGGCCTACACGGCAAGCCGGTCGGCATCCTCAATACCGTCGGCTATTACGACGCTTTGCTTGGCTTCATGCGGCAGACCGTGAACGAGGGCTTTGTCCACGCGAAGGAAAATGACCGCATCGTCGTCGGTGCGGAACCGGCAGACCTGCTCGATCGGCTGGCGGCCACGCCCGTACTGCCGGCGCGCTGGGGCAAGGCCGATCTGCTGAAGAAAAGCTGA
- the hisC gene encoding histidinol-phosphate transaminase produces MLAELAPDYIRAIAPYQPGKPIGELAREMGLDPADIVKLASNENPLGMGPLAQAAVQRELADLARYPDGNGFELKAKIAQKFGVDQSQIILGNGSNDLLDLIARTFLTGADSSVYSQYAFAVYPLVVQAMGAEQIEVKAIDYGHDLEAMRAAIKPNTKIVWIANPNNPTGTLARPGDLIEFLELCPKNVLVVLDEAYTEFLPREKRSDSISWLKQFPNLIVVRTFSKAYGLAGLRVGMALTSPEVADLLNRLRQPFNVNSLAQAAACAAIDDADFLAESVRVNSAGMVQLTDAFQRLGLSFIQSYGNFVTFHCGDAALLNRFMLERGVIIRPLAGYGMPNSLRVSIGLPEENARFIEVLEEAMND; encoded by the coding sequence ATGCTCGCAGAACTCGCCCCCGATTACATCCGCGCCATCGCCCCGTACCAGCCCGGCAAGCCGATTGGTGAGCTGGCCCGCGAAATGGGCTTGGATCCGGCCGACATCGTCAAGCTGGCATCGAACGAAAATCCGCTCGGCATGGGCCCGCTGGCGCAGGCTGCGGTACAGCGTGAACTGGCCGATCTGGCGCGCTATCCGGATGGCAACGGTTTCGAGCTGAAAGCCAAGATTGCGCAGAAGTTCGGCGTGGATCAGTCGCAGATCATCCTCGGAAACGGTTCCAACGATCTGCTGGACCTGATCGCGCGCACCTTCCTGACCGGCGCCGATTCGTCGGTGTACTCGCAATACGCGTTCGCGGTTTATCCGCTGGTGGTGCAGGCGATGGGCGCCGAGCAGATCGAGGTGAAGGCGATCGATTACGGCCATGACCTTGAAGCCATGCGCGCGGCGATCAAGCCCAATACCAAGATCGTCTGGATCGCCAATCCGAACAATCCGACCGGCACGCTGGCACGCCCCGGCGATCTGATCGAGTTCCTCGAGCTGTGCCCGAAGAATGTGCTGGTGGTGCTTGACGAGGCCTATACCGAATTCCTGCCGCGCGAGAAGCGTTCGGATTCGATCTCGTGGCTCAAGCAGTTCCCCAACCTGATCGTCGTGCGCACCTTCTCCAAGGCCTATGGCCTGGCCGGGCTGCGCGTCGGCATGGCGCTGACGTCGCCGGAAGTCGCCGATCTGCTCAACCGCTTGCGTCAGCCGTTCAACGTCAACAGTCTGGCGCAGGCGGCTGCGTGCGCGGCGATCGATGATGCCGATTTCCTGGCCGAATCGGTTCGGGTGAACAGCGCGGGCATGGTACAACTGACCGATGCATTCCAGCGTCTTGGCCTGTCGTTCATTCAGAGCTACGGTAACTTCGTGACCTTCCACTGCGGCGATGCCGCGCTGCTGAACCGCTTTATGCTCGAACGCGGCGTGATCATTCGCCCGCTCGCGGGCTATGGCATGCCGAACAGCCTGCGTGTATCGATCGGTCTGCCCGAAGAAAATGCACGTTTCATCGAAGTACTTGAAGAGGCAATGAACGATTGA
- a CDS encoding calcium:proton antiporter, with protein sequence MSPNTIPRWTLVLPALAWGAMLASPWSGGHMVFLLIVGIALAGTVFAAVHHAEVVAHKVGEPFGTLVLALAVTVIEVALIVSMMLPGGEEKAALARDTVFAAIMIVCNGIVGICLLLGGLRHREQDFQLRGASTAMTVLASLAVLTLILPSYAQAIPGPYLSSTQLAFTGIVSLLLYGTFVFVQTVRHRDYFLADGTGNEDAHAEAPSARVAWISGGMLLVCLVAVVGLAKLLSPAVELAVAGIGAPAAVVGIIIAALVLLPEGVAAARAARADRLQTSLNLALGSALATIGLTIPVVSFVYVATGQSLLLGLEMKETVLLALTLLVGSMSLATGRTTVLQGIVHLVIFASFLFFAIVP encoded by the coding sequence TTGTCGCCAAATACGATCCCCCGCTGGACCCTGGTTTTACCGGCACTTGCCTGGGGGGCCATGCTCGCCTCGCCGTGGAGTGGCGGGCATATGGTCTTTCTGCTGATCGTTGGCATTGCACTGGCGGGAACCGTGTTCGCGGCCGTTCACCATGCGGAGGTGGTCGCCCATAAGGTGGGTGAGCCATTCGGCACGCTGGTGCTGGCGTTGGCGGTGACGGTGATCGAAGTGGCGCTGATCGTTTCGATGATGCTGCCCGGTGGCGAAGAGAAAGCCGCGCTGGCGCGCGATACCGTGTTCGCGGCGATCATGATCGTGTGTAACGGCATCGTCGGTATTTGCCTGCTTTTGGGCGGCTTGCGGCATCGCGAGCAGGATTTCCAGTTGCGTGGCGCGAGTACCGCGATGACGGTGCTGGCATCGCTGGCGGTGTTGACACTGATTCTGCCGAGCTATGCACAGGCGATACCGGGGCCGTATCTCTCGTCGACGCAACTGGCCTTTACCGGCATTGTTTCGCTGCTGCTTTATGGCACTTTCGTGTTCGTACAGACCGTTCGGCATCGTGACTACTTTCTTGCCGATGGTACGGGGAACGAGGATGCGCACGCGGAGGCCCCCTCGGCGCGTGTAGCCTGGATCAGCGGCGGCATGTTGCTGGTTTGTCTGGTCGCGGTGGTTGGGCTGGCGAAGCTGTTGTCGCCGGCGGTGGAGCTGGCGGTCGCGGGCATCGGCGCGCCGGCTGCGGTGGTCGGGATCATCATCGCCGCGCTGGTGCTTTTGCCCGAAGGCGTAGCTGCCGCGCGCGCGGCACGCGCAGACCGTTTGCAGACCAGCCTTAACCTTGCGCTTGGGTCGGCGCTGGCGACGATCGGTTTGACGATCCCGGTCGTATCCTTTGTGTACGTCGCCACCGGCCAATCACTGCTGCTGGGGCTGGAAATGAAAGAAACGGTATTGCTGGCGCTGACCTTGCTGGTGGGCTCGATGAGTTTGGCAACCGGGCGCACCACCGTGCTGCAAGGCATTGTTCATCTGGTGATTTTCGCGTCCTTCCTCTTCTTTGCCATCGTGCCTTGA
- the mscL gene encoding large conductance mechanosensitive channel protein MscL has translation MFKEFKEFAMRGNVIDLAVGVIIGAAFGKVVDSLVKDVIMPPLGFLIGKVDFANLFLTLAQGKVPGPYATLDAAQKAGAVTLNLGVFINTMISFTIVAFAIFIVVKAMNKLKREEPAAPAAATPEDVQLLREIRDLLKK, from the coding sequence ATGTTCAAGGAATTCAAGGAATTTGCCATGCGCGGCAATGTCATCGACCTCGCGGTCGGTGTCATTATCGGCGCCGCCTTCGGCAAGGTCGTCGACTCGCTGGTCAAGGATGTGATCATGCCGCCGCTCGGCTTCCTGATCGGCAAGGTCGACTTTGCCAATCTGTTCCTGACACTGGCCCAAGGCAAGGTTCCCGGCCCCTACGCCACGCTGGATGCGGCGCAGAAAGCGGGTGCGGTGACGCTCAATCTGGGCGTATTCATCAACACCATGATCAGCTTCACCATCGTTGCCTTCGCAATTTTCATCGTCGTCAAGGCCATGAACAAGCTCAAGCGTGAAGAGCCAGCCGCACCGGCTGCCGCCACGCCGGAAGACGTGCAATTGCTGCGCGAAATCCGCGATCTGCTCAAAAAATAA
- the rlmM gene encoding 23S rRNA (cytidine(2498)-2'-O)-methyltransferase RlmM: MNPALLLYCRPGFEADCQQEFAARYPLDGRWQTGAGYAIFEADDSVELMELHQQLDVAQLIFTRQALLALAKVTLGERDRLTPITNALAELDAHYAAPWKAVWLEHSDSDEGKPLSGFCKRFGGIVEEALQKRKAIDERRGRYRLHLFFTSMSEAWITLAKPALASPWPLGIARVRMPTGAPSRSTLKLAEALMILVPDAESKLKPGMVGVDLGAAPGGWTFQLVSHGLKVFAIDNGPMKGDMAIHPHVKHLRQDGFKYRPQSPVDWLVCDMVEQPARIAQLIADWFVRGHTRHAVFNLKLPMKKRWAEIERCFGLIDGALYSAGIEYQLTAKQLYHDREEITCYLTRIKGR; the protein is encoded by the coding sequence ATGAACCCCGCCCTGCTGCTTTATTGCCGTCCCGGCTTCGAGGCCGACTGCCAACAGGAGTTCGCGGCGCGTTATCCGCTCGATGGCCGCTGGCAGACTGGCGCCGGCTACGCCATCTTCGAGGCTGACGATAGCGTCGAGCTGATGGAACTGCACCAACAGCTCGATGTCGCCCAACTGATCTTTACCCGTCAGGCGCTACTGGCCCTGGCCAAGGTCACACTGGGTGAACGCGATCGCCTCACTCCCATTACCAATGCGCTGGCCGAGCTGGATGCCCATTACGCCGCACCGTGGAAAGCGGTCTGGCTTGAGCACTCCGATAGTGATGAAGGCAAACCGCTTTCGGGCTTTTGCAAACGCTTTGGCGGCATCGTCGAAGAGGCACTGCAAAAACGCAAAGCCATCGACGAGCGTCGCGGCCGCTATCGGCTGCACCTGTTCTTCACCTCGATGTCCGAAGCCTGGATCACGCTGGCCAAGCCCGCGCTGGCCAGCCCATGGCCGCTTGGCATCGCCCGCGTGCGCATGCCGACCGGTGCGCCAAGCCGCTCGACGCTCAAGCTCGCCGAAGCGTTGATGATCCTGGTGCCGGATGCGGAGAGCAAACTGAAGCCCGGCATGGTCGGCGTCGATCTGGGTGCCGCGCCCGGCGGCTGGACCTTCCAGCTCGTCAGCCACGGCCTCAAGGTGTTCGCAATCGACAATGGCCCGATGAAGGGTGATATGGCGATCCACCCGCATGTAAAACACCTGCGTCAGGATGGGTTCAAGTATCGGCCGCAAAGTCCCGTGGATTGGCTGGTCTGCGATATGGTCGAACAACCGGCACGCATCGCCCAGTTGATCGCGGACTGGTTTGTTCGCGGCCATACCCGCCATGCGGTCTTCAATCTGAAGCTGCCGATGAAAAAACGCTGGGCCGAAATCGAGCGTTGCTTCGGGCTGATCGACGGCGCCTTGTATAGCGCCGGCATCGAGTACCAGCTGACGGCCAAGCAGCTGTATCACGATAGAGAAGAAATCACCTGCTACCTGACTCGCATCAAAGGGCGTTGA